The Fodinibius saliphilus genomic interval AAAGCGATGGCTATGTAGAACGCGAATATGTACGCTCCGGACCGGGTCGCCCCAGCTTACATTATCAGCTCACTCCCAAAGGCAACAGCTTGTTTCCATCCTCCGAATCGGTATTAATTCGTGATATCATTAAATACCTGAAAGACAACGGCAATGAAGAGGTCGTTGAAGATTTTTTTGAGGAGTTTTGGCAGAAACGGTTTGATACAGCCAGGGACCGCATGGATCAATCGTCGGCCGGTGATATGGAGTCGAAACTACAAGTGTTAATGGCAATGCTTGAAGAGGAGGGTTTTATGCCGGAGTTTGATCTTGATACCCAAGAAGGGAAAGTTGAGATCAAAGAGTGTAACTGTCCCTTTAGTGAAGTTATTAAAGAAACACGATTGCCTTGCCAGCTCGAAGAGATGTTTTACAAAAAGCTGTTCAATGAAGCGGCAGAGCGCACCACTTTTATTGCCGAAGGTGATCATGCTTGCACCTACGATATTTCTATTGATTAAACTTCGCAATAAGCGTGAAAATGTGGGGAATAAAACTTTTAGTAATAATAAGATAAAATAGTATTAAATACGATAGTAGGTATAGCCTGTAAATGAACGTTAAAACTAAGTTTGGATTAGACCTGCTCAAATATCAAAATGAACAATGTTATGCTACAAACAGAAGAACTAGACGTGCGATCACTCATTCCCATTAAACGACATGAAAAGCTGTTGAAGCTATTTAAAGAGTTGCCCGTCGGAGAGAGCTTTGTATTTATCAACGATCATGATCCCAAGCCGTTATACTATGAATTTCGTTCCATTTATGGGGATGTCGTCGGATGGGAATACTTGCAACGTGACCCCGAAGAGTGGAAAGTGAGGGTAACGCGAACACAGTCCTCGGAGGCCCGCGATACCGAAGGTGTTTCAACCCTGTTGGATCTACGTAAGGCAGATGATAAAGAAGGAAAGTATGCGGTATTCCATCGCTACAGTATGATGCTGAAAGGAGACACTATGGAGATTATTGCTGATAAAGATCCAGAAGTGATCCGAAAGATATTTAAGAATAAATTTGAGGGTGAATATGACTGGAGCTACCAAAAGGATCTGCCCGGAGAATATGTAGTTCACGTTACTAAGCGGGAAGAAAGTGACAGTACGGCCGGGGATATTACCGTCGTCAATAAATTTGATGTGCGCCCACACCCGCCTGCAAAACGTCACGACTTGGTATTTGATGCTTTTGATGAGCTAAAGCCGGGCGAAGCTTTTGTGTTTATTAATGATCATGATCCCAAACCGCTGTACTATCAACTTGAGGCTGAAAGTGAGGATCCCTTTAAGTGGGAATATCTTTCTACCATGCCCAAAGAGTGGACGGTAAAAGTGATGAAAACAGAAGAGTAAGCTAGATTTTAAAACAAAATTAAGATACAGTTAATAAGTATTTATGAGTGATTTTTATGCAGTAGTATTTGGTGCGGGGATCTGTGGTACCGCCATAGCTAATGAGTTAAATAAAGCTGGAAAAAAGGTGTTGCTGATTGATCCCCATGTATCTGAGGATGCTCCCGGTCCACCGGCTGGGTTGGTAAATCCGGCTACGGGTATGCGTGCTAAGCTGTGCTGGAATGCTAAGGACTGCTATGAAGCATTACGCAATCAGATAGAAACACTAATGGACTATTCGGGCCGTGATGATCTGGTATCTGACAGTGGGGTGCTTCGTCCGGCAATTAACGAAAAGCTGGCTAAAAATTTTAAGAAGGCACTGGATAAATACGAGTGGCCCGAAGGCTGGGTACGTTGGATGGAGGAAGAAGAGATCGAGGAACTTAATCCCCAAATAGCATCCAATCTTGGGGGACTTTACCTGGAATGTGGCTATACCGTCTATGTAGATAACTATTTGAATACTTATCGAACGTATCTGCGCGAGCAGGGTGTAGCATGTAGATACGAGGAGGCCGATTATCAGTATGACGGTTCCGCAGGGCAGTTTATGATACAGATAGGGGATGATGAACGTACGGCAGAGCACGTGGTTGTTGCGGCAGGTTACCGTACGCCTGAATTCAAGGAGTGGGCAGGTCTACCGTTGGAAGGGGTAAAAGGACAAATCGTGCAGTTCGAGGCTGAAGAGGATCTGAAGTGGGGACATGCGGTTTCTGCCAAAGGCTATTGTATGCGACGTGGCAAGCGAAAGCTGATTGTCGGTTCCACCTATGAGCACCATTTTGATTCACTGGAAACCACGGAGGAAGCCTATAAGCGTATTGCCGGTAAACTGGATATTATGTTTGAAGATGTTTCTTCGAAGGTTACAAAGCAGGTACAGATGGCCGGAGTCCGCGTAACAACTCCGAACCGACTACCGGTGATCGGGCGTCATCCTAATAATGATAAGATGTGCATCTATACCGGCATGAACTCCAAGGGATTACTGTATTCACATTATGGGGCTTCACTTTTGACGGATCATCTTGTTGATGGAAAAGAGATTCCTGAGGAACTGGATGTTCATCGGTTTGAAGGGTAGGACAAGGCAGTTTACTGAAACCGGTGTTCGGATTGAAAGCGTGGCCAATACCAAGGGATGTTAGCTATGGTTGATCGTTGATTATCCCTCATAATCTTTTTTCGAAGAGGGGAAAGTTGATATGTATGCCGTTCTTGCAGATCAACTTTTTTAAGATCTGTGGATGAAAACTCATTTTCTGTTTAACACCATAGCAGGAATTATCCGGATAAAAATTAATTACAAATATTTAATATAAAAGACTCCTAAATATTTTATATTTGGCTTCTCAGGAAACTGCAATAATAAACATTTACAAAGGATAACAGCTTTTGCTCATGCGCATATCTACCACATCTGAGAAGACTATGGAAACCCGATATCCCGAAATAATGGCTCCGGCGGGCAGCTGGGCATCGCTCCGTGCGGCCCTGCAGGGGGGAGCTGATTCGATCTATTTTGGCATCGAACAGCTCAATATGCGAGCAAGAGCCTCAAATAATTTTACACTCGAAGACCTGCCGGAAATCGCCTCTCTCACCAAGGAACAAGGGGTAAAAACGTATTTAACACTGAATACTGTGCTCTATGATCACGATCTTCCGCTAATGCGTCGTATTGTAGATGGGGCCAAAGAGGCGGGAATTACCGCTATTATCGCAGCTGATCAATCGGCCATATCATATGCTTACAAGCAAGATGTAGAAGTACATATTTCAACGCAGGCGAATATCTCGAATATTGAGATGGTAGAGTTTTACAGCCACTTTGCAGATGTAATGGTGCTGGCCCGTGAGTTGAGCCTGGGACAGGTTCAAAACATTGTAGAAGGTATTGAAGAACGGCAGATTATTGGTCCCTCGGGAGAATTGGTAGAGATTGAGGTCTTTGCCCACGGCGCGCTTTGTATGGCAGTTTCGGGTAAATGTTATCTAAGCTTGCATGCTTATAATTCATCGGCCAACAGGGGGGCGTGCAAGCAAAATTGTCGTCATTCGTACAGAGTAACCAGTGATGATGGCAACGAGCTGGAAATTGATAATGAGTATATCATGTCTCCCAAGGATCTGTGCACTATCGATTTTTTAGATCAGCTGCTGGGTGCCGGTATACAAGTATTGAAGTTAGAAGGACGTGGGCGTTCACCGGAATATGTTAAAACGGTAACCCGATGCTATCGCGAAGCGGCACGAGCGGTGGTAAATGATGAATACACGCCGGAAAAGGTGGATCGCTGGATACAGGATCTTCGAGACGTATATAATCGTGGTTTCTGGAATGGCTACTACTTGGGACAACGCCTCGGTGAGTGGAGTAAAGTCCATGGTTCTGCGGCTGAAAAAGAGAAAACTTTTATTGGCAAAGTGTTGCACTATTACCCCAAGGCAGAAGTGGCCCATGTCCGGATAAAAACCAAAGAGCTAAGCCTAGATGATGATATCCTGATCATCGGGAAGAAAACCGGGGTAGCTGAACCGAATATTAAATCAATATGGGTGGATGATCAGCCGGTTGAAAAAACGGTGCAGGGACAAGAATGTACCCTGAAAATTGATGCAGAGGTGCGTGAAGGAGATAAAGTGTATCTCTGGGAGGATCGGGACCAATGAAAATTACATTCTTCAGATCAAAATGTATTGGCTGTAATTACTGCGTAGAAGCCTGGCCGGAACGCTGGCAGATGTCGAAACGCGATGGCAAATGTGTACTTATTGGCGGTAAGAAAAAAGGGCAGGTATACCGGGCCGATGTGGGTGAATATGAACGAAAATACAATCAGCGAGCGGCCGAAGCCTGCCCGGTAGACATTATCCGTATAGATTAGCTGATCAATAGGTTAGTCAAGTAGTTTTGTAAATAGCCAGAAAGCCTCTATTTGTTGCGGTTAATTTACGATGAGCGTTGTTATTTGCCCTTCTTTGGTGAGGGTTCTATGCTTCAAGCTATAAAAAGTTCCTGCTTAGCGATACCCTGCATAATCTAGGGTGAAGAGACTTAGAATATACCGATGAAAAGGTAGAACGATTAATCTGATAGCTAAGCATCAATGGTGTTAAAGATGTGTTTGAGGCTGTACCAAATAATTAATGAAGGTATCTATTCTCTAAATAACTAAGGAGTGATCAATCTCTTGCAGATAGCAGTCGGTAACGGTTCCAAGAGGGATTGTAGATACTTATTCCATCCTTAAGACCTATCTTCTGTAATCTTGGGAGCCCTCTGCCCATTGGTAAAAGGGCGGGAGGATTGGCCGGTTACTTCTTCTAATATCCACATTATTTATGTATTCAGATTTATATTGAGTTTTATACAGTCACATCATGTCGTTACTGCATTTTTTATAATCGCTTCATTTCCCAGTTGTTCCGTTATCTGTTTGAGGGATCTGTTACTAGCTGCATAGAACTTATTATGTGATTTACTTTCAAGAATATGATTCGCTAACGATTCGACACGTTTCTGGGCAGAATCGATTTCTTTAAGTAGCTCCTTGAAAGTGGTGGAAAAGCCGTTTGCGGATTTTTTGAGTCGTGCAATTTCAATTTTGCCGGTATTATGCACAAACCGAAGCACTTTTAAGAATCGCTCGATATCTTGTACGTCATGATCCAATTCGTTCAGATAAGAGGGAACCTGTTTAAGGGAGTGATTAGTTTTGGTAACATAAGGAAGGAAAGAATCCTGGAGTAATGAAACGATGTCTTGGGGTGAAAGCTCAGAGAATGAATATGAGTTAGTATCCGAGCTATAAACTTCATTCGCATAATAGTTCGTTGTTTCTGTCATCAGTTTAGATGAAATAATATCAAACGAAAGACGATTTAATAGATCTTGAAGTTGAGATATAGTCACTTGCATATGCTCTAAAAAGTCTTCCCCTTTAACAGCTTGTTCTCCCATCTTTTGGGCAACAACAGAGAGTGAGATATCATCTTGATCCAACCGGGAGGAACCTATCTGAGCATTGATAGATAATAGGAAAATGGTTCGGGCTAGTTCCAGAATGAAGCCTGAATTTTCATTAAGGGTAGTCTGTAAGCTTTTTAGATTATCCAGATGTTTGAAAAGCTTGTAAAGCAGGTCATTGAGTTCAAGCATTTGCTTAGGTATGGTACTGTTTTGGTAGGTCGACCGAAATTCATTTTTGTCCAGATGGTTTTGCCTGTTTTTCATCTCAGCCTCAAGGGCACTCCACATGAAGCTTTCATAGCTTTCAAAACCAAGGTCATCAATTTTTTGTAATAAAAACTCTTCAGCCTGCTGCATGGCCGTTTTCTTGTCGGTCTTTTTCTCTTGTTGTTTTTCGTATAGTAAAGTTTGGTCATACAATGCCTGGACAGTAGTAAACATGACGCTGCCCGGTTTTAGTCGTATCGAGAGGTATCCCTCCTCGCAGGGGAATGCAAGGGCCATGACCCAATAATATGAGCCATCCTTGGCAAGGTTTTTGACATAAGCGGCAACGGGTTTATCATTTAATAAAAAGTTCCAAAATATATTAAAGACGGCCCGGGGCATATCGGGATGACGAATCAGTTTATGCAGCACACCGATTAACTCTTCTTCCTCATACCCGCTGATACGTATAAAAACATCGTTGGCAAAGGTGATATGCGATTTTTTATCCGTTATGGAAAAGAATAGCTCGTGATATTCAAACGGACGTTCTTTATTGGTTGGAGTAGGTTGCTTAAAATCTTTAATCCTTTTAAGAGCTGCCATAAAATATCATGTTTAATAATTAATATAATGACAGGGGAAGAATAATCAATAATTCTTAAATAGAGAGAAGATATTTTTAATAATTATGCCATTATTGTTGACTAACACCCATACTTATATCTTATACCTAATAATTACATCCCCTTTTTTTTAACCGCTTAAATAACCTGGTATTACATAGTTTATCGGGATAAGAATGTAAGGCTTAAGATATATTAGAGAATCCTAAAGTTTAGGAAATGCAAATTAATGGGTGTTTTCCAAGTGCTCTTTTCGGCGGCGGTGGGCTTTCAAATATCGTTCGTCTTCAGCGTAGGTCGTGGGATATACTTTGGGTACTGGTTGGGGTTGCATATTCTCATCAACATTCACGAAGGTAAACACACAGGTGTTTGAAAGAGCCTTGGTCACTTTATCGAGGCTGGTACGCTCAATGTTAATCTCTATGCTGATGGATGTATTGCCAGTATAGACGATACGGCTGGTAAAATCGAGTTTGTCACCAATACGAATAGGTTGTAAAAAATTGATGCGGTTAACGCGTACAAAGACCGGACGGTGGGGAGCAATCTCCTCGGCATGCATGAGGGCCAGCTCAAAAGCCCGTCGTATTACATAGCCCCCAAAAATTTTCTTGGGCACATTTTCATGATCAGGATACATCCGCTCCATATTACTTTTTACCAAGTTGCCGGCCAGCATACCATCAAATTTTTTTTCTTCCTGTGCATGATGTAATTGACGCAGAAGCTGGAACTCATCCTTACTGGGGGGGTCCTGCAGGGCATCCATCTGTTCTTTGTAAGCTTGGCGTCGCTCAATAGCGGCGTTGTAACGTTCCTTTTCTATGGGGCTTTCGTATTCCAAAGGAGGGATAGGCAGACTTTCGGCATTATTGCCTTCACCAATACGGCTAACCATAGTAAAATAACAAGAGGCCAGTGAGTGTTCCGCATTTTTATCCTGATCAACCCGGATTCCTACCTCCATAGAGGTGCGACCTACATAATTAATTCTGGCACGCATATATACATCTTTCGTTATTTCTGCCGGGACATGAAGTGCAATATCATCTACAGCAGCAGTGACAACTCGAGCTTTGGGTTCATACTGGTGTACATAGTGTAATGCAATATCCTCAGCCAGCTTATCAAGTTTCTCCAGTAATCGTCCCCATCGCATATTCCCAACAATATCTTGGTCTACAATCATAAACCTGCGACGAAGTTTTAGATCGGTACTGAAGGGAAGGGTACGTTTGATAGAGGTATCAATGGGGCGCATAATGGGGGAATTTTTAATAGTTCAAATAAGATGAAAAATAGCAATTTGTAACCAGATTGAAAGATAAAATATTCCAATTTTGATAAGCTGCTTTAGCATATTTCAGACGCCGAAAATAGTAGCAGCCAGAAGGTTATCTTTGTTTTGGCTTGTAAAAGAATCTCAGAGGGGTATCCCCAAAACAGTAGGGGTTTCCGTTGCTTGGGCAGTTTCTTATTATTGAAGCAATCAAATAACTTACCCTAAAAATTATCGATTTTATGTATACAGGATTTTTGCATTTACATTCCGGGCTGGCTTACCTTGTTCTGGCAATTTTAGTCGTAGTTTTTCTTTATGTACTTATCAACTTTCTAAATAAGAAGCCTTTTACTGAGACCGTGCGTAAAAGTGCACTTGTCGGTCTTATTGCAGCACACATCCAGCTTTTGGTAGGCTTGGTACTTTATTTTATATCTCCCAATGGACTTTCTAACTTTTCGGGCGAAGCGATGGGGGATTCAATGGCTAGGTTATTAATGTTGGAGCATCCCTTAATGATGATACTGGGTATTGCTTTAATAACTATTGGATATTCCAAGTCGAAGAAGGCTACCGAAGATACAGCAAGCTATAAGAAAGTGCTCATCTTTTATGGCCTTGGTCTACTGTTTGTCTTATCTCGTATTCCATGGTCTACGTGGTTCTAAATATATATATTCCTTAGCGACTGAGGTATCATAATGGTATCTCAGTTGAGGGATTATGTTCTTTAGTCGTATTATCAAGCAGTAGTGTACCTTTCTCCTTTTATAATCGTATGAGTTATCTAATCCTTAATTCGCATTAATAGTTAAGTCTTTTATATTAATCACACTTTAAGGGTGGGAATTTATAAATCTAAACGAACTGATATTGGTATTATGAAATATTCGATAGATGAACGGTATAATTGTGTAGTAATTGAGTTTAGTGGAAATTTAAGAGGAGGCCCGGATGCCAATAAGTTTAATGAAGATCTTCATGAATTGATTGACGAGGGAAAAAAAGAAATTGTTGCAGATCTCAGTAGCGTTAAGTTCATGAACTCTTCAGGGCTTGGTATCTTAATTGGCGGTATGACTACCATGCGAAATGCAGGAGGAGATCTTAGAATTGCCGGTGCAAATCAACGGATTGAGAGTCTGCTCATGATTACCAAGTTGATAACAGTGTTTAAAAGTTATCGAACTGTTGAAGAGGCTGTTGAATCTTACCAAGAAGAGGAAGTAAGAGAGGAGGAATAGGATTAAGATGTACAGAGCTGATAAGTAAGTTTGGCCTCAATATTTAACATTTTCCCCTTGGCATCTCAAATTGTTGGAAGGAACAAATAATTACTTTCAACTCAATATTATTTTGTCCAAATTTAGGGGAATCATTTTTAGATTTAGAAAATATTAGTAACAAACACATTTTTTATGACACAGGAAGAAATCAATAAAGGAAGCCGGCTGATAGAAGGTATCATGGGTAGTACCATAAAAATTAAGCAGGATGATGTAAAAGATATCCCACTGGCGTTTCTACAGCCAGAAGATATGAAATTTCACGCATCCTGGAAGTGGCTTATGCCTGTGGTTGTTAAAATTGAAAATGATATGGGGCACACTGTCATTATTAAGGGCACTTCATGTGAAGTGATAACCGATGAAGGTACCTCATATAGTGCAGAAGAGGATACAAAATTAGAAGCAGTATGGCAGGCGATCGTAAATTTCCTTGATGCCGAACATAGTTAATTAAACAGCCTTTTAAATATTATTATAAAGCGACTTGGAAAAATCCAGGTCGCTTTTTTTATGGGTAAATACAAGGTTTCTAAAAAAGCGGAAATAAAAAAAGGGATGTTTCCTTAAAGAAACATCCCTTTTGTGAAAAACTCTTAGGGTTGTTAAACCTTCCCAGTATTTTTCCACTCTTGGATTTCCATACGGATTTCCTGTGCTTTTTTCTTCATTGCCTGAAGAGTTTTACGTGCACGGGTACCCGCAGCTTTATTTCCTTTGTCGTAAAACTTATTAATGTCTGGTTCTAGCTGATCTAACAATTCGCTCATTTCATCGAATCGGCTCATTATATAACTCCGTTTGATTAATATTTGAGATTTAAAAAACTTTTTTCGATGCGCTGTCTTTTAACATCGAATGGTCGAATCTATGTATATGGAAGTGCCGTGTCAAGTAAAAAAAGCCCTTTTTAACATATTAGGTAGGTTTTTCCTGTTTTGGATGTGTATTTTTACATTTCCATACTAATTAGCTCTCAATTTTACAAAGAGCTTTTTATAGCAATGCTGTGGCTTAATTTCGGTAATTGGTTGAAATCTCGTGCTGAAGTAAGCCGCACAGATTGCTCAAAATTTGAAAATTCATCCGGAATCCGTTTTTCTCGGA includes:
- a CDS encoding helix-turn-helix transcriptional regulator: MVSGSKKEIIDLVKRKGTLSIDEAVSQIELAKTTLREHFLQLESDGYVEREYVRSGPGRPSLHYQLTPKGNSLFPSSESVLIRDIIKYLKDNGNEEVVEDFFEEFWQKRFDTARDRMDQSSAGDMESKLQVLMAMLEEEGFMPEFDLDTQEGKVEIKECNCPFSEVIKETRLPCQLEEMFYKKLFNEAAERTTFIAEGDHACTYDISID
- a CDS encoding DUF2249 domain-containing protein is translated as MLQTEELDVRSLIPIKRHEKLLKLFKELPVGESFVFINDHDPKPLYYEFRSIYGDVVGWEYLQRDPEEWKVRVTRTQSSEARDTEGVSTLLDLRKADDKEGKYAVFHRYSMMLKGDTMEIIADKDPEVIRKIFKNKFEGEYDWSYQKDLPGEYVVHVTKREESDSTAGDITVVNKFDVRPHPPAKRHDLVFDAFDELKPGEAFVFINDHDPKPLYYQLEAESEDPFKWEYLSTMPKEWTVKVMKTEE
- a CDS encoding NAD(P)/FAD-dependent oxidoreductase, producing the protein MSDFYAVVFGAGICGTAIANELNKAGKKVLLIDPHVSEDAPGPPAGLVNPATGMRAKLCWNAKDCYEALRNQIETLMDYSGRDDLVSDSGVLRPAINEKLAKNFKKALDKYEWPEGWVRWMEEEEIEELNPQIASNLGGLYLECGYTVYVDNYLNTYRTYLREQGVACRYEEADYQYDGSAGQFMIQIGDDERTAEHVVVAAGYRTPEFKEWAGLPLEGVKGQIVQFEAEEDLKWGHAVSAKGYCMRRGKRKLIVGSTYEHHFDSLETTEEAYKRIAGKLDIMFEDVSSKVTKQVQMAGVRVTTPNRLPVIGRHPNNDKMCIYTGMNSKGLLYSHYGASLLTDHLVDGKEIPEELDVHRFEG
- a CDS encoding peptidase U32 family protein yields the protein METRYPEIMAPAGSWASLRAALQGGADSIYFGIEQLNMRARASNNFTLEDLPEIASLTKEQGVKTYLTLNTVLYDHDLPLMRRIVDGAKEAGITAIIAADQSAISYAYKQDVEVHISTQANISNIEMVEFYSHFADVMVLARELSLGQVQNIVEGIEERQIIGPSGELVEIEVFAHGALCMAVSGKCYLSLHAYNSSANRGACKQNCRHSYRVTSDDGNELEIDNEYIMSPKDLCTIDFLDQLLGAGIQVLKLEGRGRSPEYVKTVTRCYREAARAVVNDEYTPEKVDRWIQDLRDVYNRGFWNGYYLGQRLGEWSKVHGSAAEKEKTFIGKVLHYYPKAEVAHVRIKTKELSLDDDILIIGKKTGVAEPNIKSIWVDDQPVEKTVQGQECTLKIDAEVREGDKVYLWEDRDQ
- a CDS encoding ferredoxin, with product MKITFFRSKCIGCNYCVEAWPERWQMSKRDGKCVLIGGKKKGQVYRADVGEYERKYNQRAAEACPVDIIRID
- a CDS encoding PAS domain-containing protein, with the protein product MAALKRIKDFKQPTPTNKERPFEYHELFFSITDKKSHITFANDVFIRISGYEEEELIGVLHKLIRHPDMPRAVFNIFWNFLLNDKPVAAYVKNLAKDGSYYWVMALAFPCEEGYLSIRLKPGSVMFTTVQALYDQTLLYEKQQEKKTDKKTAMQQAEEFLLQKIDDLGFESYESFMWSALEAEMKNRQNHLDKNEFRSTYQNSTIPKQMLELNDLLYKLFKHLDNLKSLQTTLNENSGFILELARTIFLLSINAQIGSSRLDQDDISLSVVAQKMGEQAVKGEDFLEHMQVTISQLQDLLNRLSFDIISSKLMTETTNYYANEVYSSDTNSYSFSELSPQDIVSLLQDSFLPYVTKTNHSLKQVPSYLNELDHDVQDIERFLKVLRFVHNTGKIEIARLKKSANGFSTTFKELLKEIDSAQKRVESLANHILESKSHNKFYAASNRSLKQITEQLGNEAIIKNAVTT
- a CDS encoding hotdog domain-containing protein, giving the protein MRPIDTSIKRTLPFSTDLKLRRRFMIVDQDIVGNMRWGRLLEKLDKLAEDIALHYVHQYEPKARVVTAAVDDIALHVPAEITKDVYMRARINYVGRTSMEVGIRVDQDKNAEHSLASCYFTMVSRIGEGNNAESLPIPPLEYESPIEKERYNAAIERRQAYKEQMDALQDPPSKDEFQLLRQLHHAQEEKKFDGMLAGNLVKSNMERMYPDHENVPKKIFGGYVIRRAFELALMHAEEIAPHRPVFVRVNRINFLQPIRIGDKLDFTSRIVYTGNTSISIEINIERTSLDKVTKALSNTCVFTFVNVDENMQPQPVPKVYPTTYAEDERYLKAHRRRKEHLENTH
- a CDS encoding STAS domain-containing protein, translated to MKYSIDERYNCVVIEFSGNLRGGPDANKFNEDLHELIDEGKKEIVADLSSVKFMNSSGLGILIGGMTTMRNAGGDLRIAGANQRIESLLMITKLITVFKSYRTVEEAVESYQEEEVREEE
- a CDS encoding histone H1, whose product is MSRFDEMSELLDQLEPDINKFYDKGNKAAGTRARKTLQAMKKKAQEIRMEIQEWKNTGKV